Sequence from the Ostrea edulis chromosome 8, xbOstEdul1.1, whole genome shotgun sequence genome:
ctactttttgaattttgcagatattcaaatttcacattttcaattttagatgcatattttgggcactgtaaaacctaggatcatcaaactttgtcagttgatgcgtcttcagtcttcggtttgtgtcgaccaaaaagtaggtcaccgtgacctacttttggtatttgacagctaaattactatatttcagacactatttgacctacaatcatcaaactttgtcagttgatgcatcttgagtcttcggagtgtatcgaccaaaaagtaggtcactgtgacctacttttggcatttgacagttatatttatatatttcagtcactaattgacctacaatcatcaaactttgacagttgatgcatcttgagtctgcagagtgtgtcgaccaaaaagtaggtaaccttgacctacttttggaatttgacggctatatttatatatttcagatactatttgacctacagtcatcaaactttgtcagttgttgggtcttgcatgttcgaagggtttcgaccaaaaagtaggtcaacttgacctacttttggaattggacggctatatttaaatatttcagatactatttgacctacagtcatcaaactttatcagttgatgcgtcttgcatgttcaaagggtgtcgaccaaaaagtaggtcaccttgacctacttttggaattggacggctatatttatataattcagatactatttgacctacattcatcaaactttttcagttgttgggtcttacATGTTTGAAgagtgttgacgaaaaagtaggtcaccttgacctacgtttggaattggacggctatatttatatatttcagatactatttgacctacagtcatcaaactttgtcagttgatgggtcttgcatgttcggagttcgctgaccaaaaagtaggtcaccatgacctacgattggaatttgacagctatatttcaatattcagatactaattggcttaaaatcatcaaactttgtcagttgatatttcttgggttccaaaaatgtgtaaaccaaaaagtaggtcacattgacctagtttttttgaattcttaggatttaactaaagatttagaatactaagaggctaagaatagaaatggtggggttgtacaatttatcagaagagcgattctaggcccttgggcctcttgttattacaACATTGCTTGATAAGGTGTCATCTTACCCTCTTTGTATATTCTTAGCCATCATTGCTAATTAGCTTAACATTTTTTCTTTGTGATTCGTTCTCCACCAGACGATATGTAACGGGAACATGAGGTAGAATTGTGACTGGGAGGTCTGACTCCAGTATCGATCTGTAATTTTAATCTGTAATTTAAACAAATTGTGACTTGAATCTCCGGATGTTTTACGTTTGTATGTTTGATAGATTGATCACTCATTAGTTATGTGCTTGTGATTCGCTATATACACTGTTCGtgatcttcgcctttcatacatCTGTACATGGTTAATGGTTTGATAGAACAATTGATTATTAACTTACTGCTCAGCGATTTCTGATTCGTTGTCATCGTTCCGTCTTGAAATGTCAAATGTGGCCGTCAGGTCTGGTAGATTGGGATTCTCTGCAGATTCCTCCGTCTCTAGTTGTGATGGATTGGGGTCCTGTACAGATTCCTCTGTCTCTAGTTGTGATAGATTGGGATCCTGTACAGATTCGTCCGTCTCTAGTTGTGATGGATTGGGATCCTGTACAGATTCGTCCGTCTCTAGTTGTGATGGATTGGGATCCTGTACAGATTCCTCTGTCTCTAGTTGTGATGGATTGGGATCCTGTACAGATTTCTCTGTCTCTAGTTGTGATGGGTTGGGATCCTGTACAGATTCCTCTGTCTCTAGTTGTGATAGATTGGGATCCTGTACAGATTCGTCCGTCTCTAGTTGTGATGGATTGGGATCCTGTACAGATTCGTCCGTCTCTAGTTGTGATGGATTGGGATCCTGTACAGATTCCTCTGTCTCTAATTGTGATGGATTGGGATCCTCGGCAGATTCCAAATCAACATCTGGTTCGATAACGTAGGTCTTGTTGAGGTCTGCACTTGTATTTATCGTACTTATGTCTGAAAACTGAAAACGTCCATATTCAGTCTGCACATCTTCAGAGTCCTCAATGTGTGTGGAATGAACAGGACCACTGAATGAAATAACAGGAAATATGCATGATCAGATTGATACCAGGTACAAAGTGGTTCGATGTCCAAGTCCCTGTGACTGGCTTTGAGGAGTCTGTTGCTGTGTTAGTCCACAGTACTGCAACTTTACTCTTTGGGGCGACATTGGTCGGAGGAAATTCTGCATTTAATACTTTATACACAAAGTCGGAATAACCGTTGAGAGGAGGATACCTGGATGAGATAGCAATATCCATAGCGTCTGCCGTGGCTATAATAGTCCATACGGATGCGTATTGACCTGATGTGTCTGTCGTGGCTATAATAGTCCATACGGATGCGTATTGACCTGATGTGGAACAATCAATGCATGCGTCTTCATAGGACGGAGAAACGGTAAGAAGGTCTTTAAAATCTTTGCGGTCTTTAAAATATTTGCGATTTCTGTACATGTCACTGTGCAAACACATTTGGATACAAGTTCGGACACGAATTTGGGTAGAGTAGTGTTCATGACCGAACAGCAACAACGATATGGCATTAAAGAAGCAGTTGCCGTTTGCGGTAACACGTTTTGGTATACGTTGGTCGTTGACTCGGTACTTCTGCAAGATTGCATAACTGTTGTAGTCTGTCGGCTCTAGGCTTAAGTCAGTGTTGATTGATTCTGGTAAGGATTATGTTGATAAGAAGGTCGACTCTCGTCGAGTTGTGTACACTAGGTTGTCAAAACCAGACTGGGCAGCCTAAAAAATAAGAcattaaatatttaatgttgagctaataataataaaaagaggCCATTAATTTCTTGTAGttagaattagaaaaaaaaatatttttcgtttAATACATTTGGATTTGTCATCGATGATcttttgataaatatcaatttataatctttattttgtttcaaGTACCGTATGGATTATCTGACACGCGCAATTGAATTTATAAGTTGATTGCCAATTCACAATAATCGTGTTGATTATCACCGGGCACGAGGCAATTtaaaattaattgtttattaagacCAAAATAATTATACTAGCACGAGGCACTGACAGTAATTGAAATAATTGTTTAGTATCTCCAACAtaattacataattataattaatACCGTTCTTAATTTGTAAGTAGTTCTAATTTAGCCGATTTATTATGAATTTGACttttatattgtaatatttgaaaagtttaattataaaaaaaaaaaaacccactgataAACGTAAGGGAGTGACATCGTAGGAATAGGATGGTCCTATTTCCTCCTGCAAGCAATGAGAACTGAACTTTGAAACCTTGGAACATGTTAGGAACAAAATGTCATCTAAGGATAGGTTCTGACAGCTCTAGTGGTACCAGGAATTGCAAGAATCGCAACAGACTGAGTTCTGCGTACAGTTACAACGGCAATCACCACACGGCCAAAAGGCAGATCTTGCGAGATAGGAAACTTTGCGCTTGCGAGGCATTGTGATCGTATAAGGATAAACTATATATGCGTATTCAGAAGCTTTTGTGTTCGATTTTGAATGTGCATATACTATTTCCGTATTATATGGACTTGGATTTTTGAGTAAAAATTTTAACCAATAAATAATTTAACCAATAGCATTtggtgtaaaacaaacaatatggATATTTCGTTAAATGATCAAAACAGTAAATTATTTGATGCCGCCGATTGCACAATCATGAGTCTTCTTTACTTTCGAATTATGAAGCTTATTTTACAATCTACCCATATCTGCTTTGCAACGGTCTCGATCCAGTAATTAAAGTTTAATTCCTTTCCTTTGATTTAATAATTTAGCCTATCGATCATTGATTaactatgatttttttttttaaatatcagttaaaatcatttttttcttctttttttaaaaactttatttaaatatgaaatatacatttatatgtcgTGACTCCGATGAGCAGGAAAAATTAACCGAGTTATCGATCTAGAAATAACTCTTTTATGTATATTGATACCATTTCAAATAATATACGACGAAATTGTTCAGTTTTCTGCGTAAATAACATAGTTTTaaccaatattttattttaaattctgtttttgggtctatttattgtgttttgggGTATTCTTGGGTGTTTTGGGGTAAATCTACGAGCCGCCAGGTAGATCTACATATATAACCACAAAACAGAAATTGACTTATCAAGAGGCAGCTATTGATttagtatatattatatcatatcTTAAAATATTGTTGGATTGATGCTTTGCTATCTAAAGCTTAAAGATATACGTATATACTTTACAGAGAGATAACAAGTCATATAGATTTAACACACGGTTTTGTCTTCACAGCATCTCATGCATGTGAACTCTATGATTTATCGCTCTTCATCATCTGTCGATACTTTTGCTGAGATATACCTTTAGAGAAAAAGGCatttgtaatcaaaatcaatttatttcatattcattcatCTATATTTGGTCATTTCAACCAAGGGTACAGTATAAAGAAAGGAGAGACAAACTCTACCTAGTGCCGAGTTCACCAGGGGCCGAGTTCACTAGGAACCGATTCGAATTAAAGATGGCGGAAAGTTCTGTCAGTTGCAGCTCCCAGTCTACATTTGTAGACAGAAAATCTTCCGATTCATCGAGCGAAAATACTGTCACGCCAAATCATAGTTCTCCAAGTTCAACAGAAAATTACGTCCCTTCTAGAACTTGTGATTGGACTAGAAGTTTAATTGATAAACTTGGACTGCGTTATGAATGTAAACAACCACTTGAAATCGTAATGAAACACATGGCTAACTTGGCTCATCTTTTTCCGGACGAGGTTGATGCTCTCGAGGAAGTGGCGAATAAACTTGGTTGCAGACTTGGATGTGTGGGTTATTTTAATTGTGAAAGTTTGATTAATATTCCCGTGCACGGTCTCTGCTTCTTGGACCAGATTGATATATGCTTACTACAAAGGAACATCCCATTCGAGGAAATAGACATGTAAGTACGGCTGTTTTAATGGAGGTTTGGTAGCGGCCCctataaattgaaaatgtcattccaagtttttttttgtttttgtttttttgtttttttgtttttttttttgttttttttaggaTTCAACAGGTTAGGAACACTTCACctatttaaagagacactacagctcattttgcggaaaaatcatgaaatgacaattttcctagcgctttctcaatttttgttgcattgttgaaagtatgaactttgcgaaaataacacttatctaaagttaaaaattatcgttttaacataaaaattaatactttttgatgtcctatgcaaaaaatatcgagtctcctcctttcagtcttcagacgcatgcgcatagacagtaaacagtgcagcatgtcgtccagtgagagaaagtgtagttgatagatctagaattttgacagattctgtgagaaaagaggtgaaaatagaatgagataaaactcatacgtgaaataaaatttaccttggtatcagtttgaccgttggaaaacaaagagctcggagaaacccatgtaactcagtggcggatctaggatttccgaagggggtgtgaaagtcaaagattagccacagtaatcggccattctggtgcaaaatttggattttcattcacaatctgtggcgtaaaaagggagggggatcctgtccccccctcccccctaaatcttccattgagactagctgcgaagacactacttttaaaagcaagtgctatttttatctgaacacgacacgtgttagttgtaaaaacatcggtcaatgggaacatAGAAggatttctgttgaaataatgatttatataattacttattttaaggagcagggaatactcttatacttgaaaggtgagtgtggacccccttgaagggaaatttaaataatttcctacacaacacctttgctgtcattcaaaaccacgtgatgtaaataagcattcaaaagtccgagtcagaatgaagaaacctttgaattccgaacgatcttcaaagcgcagttgagggtaaattgatgcatcccaattgttcaaaattgtcagtatcgatatgaatttcatcattttatcaatacatgttttaaaaaacactttattaaaatgtggaaaatgagctgtagtgtctctttaagaagtgaacagcacttttgaacTGTTCTgacatggtcaatatgaacagatttggatttgaggcaaattctagGAATCACACTAGTGATTCActgagaatttgcctcaaattcAAATCCGTTCAAATTGATCATGAACAGCTCTGAAGTgctattcatttctttaatatatttatatattcatttactaaattgccgtttgtttacattgcttctgttttgttgcataaaacgaacccCTACTTCTGTCACAGTCCTATTGtgcagggttggcaaaaaagtggtcaatatgagtattgaccgggccggtggtcaatactggttaaaaccggtcaatagtggtcaatactggttgattgaaaattgtttggtcattatagtctgtgttgtgggttattttaaatgtttcagtggccattatggtaaatactgtaattcataacatgtactatcagtttataatatacttgcaAGTCatgatattaaataaataatgtaaatgactCAATTAAATAGGGGAAgatataaaagtttattgtaaaaattaaaaactgtttCGTGGCCGTATTACTTTGGCACTGACAAGAGCATTGCAGTCTTTacatcttgctgtggtcttgtTGTTGTCCTCAACTATATCATAGAAATTccaaaatgttttgttgaagCCATAGATAGTATGATGGGGgaagtgttttctatttctgttcaaattctttagtttatcaagaactacctattgtttcaaatcttcatttaactgttaaataaacattttaggGGGTGTgctggtgatgttttcataaacaataacatgtacACTGGTCCTCTCTGGTCCCAGAGTATGCTAATTAACAACTGTCAACTCTgtttcctgtgctcaggtacaTCTCCTGCTCTGTACATTGCAACACATTGTTTATCTACAGCATCAGTCACCCAATTCATATTAAATTACTGTGTTTATTTAATGTCctgttattcttaatctgtccaggtacatgtataagaagaTCCTATTGTCTAGTTATGCTATATGTGACCCTCTTTtatagttctgaagatattatggtcacagtttcagcaaaccattattaaacttatgaaattacatctaattatataatgaaaattattgataaccaattgatccatatataATAATGAAAAGGCTTgatttatctttgcaaaaaatatacaaaaataggaaaatggacagtttaaatctcaattgaccagtattgaccacttagggagtattgaccgggacggttaaaaccgctggttaaaaccgggggcggttttAACCAGCGGTTTTAACCGGTTTTATCTTTATTGaaaaccgggggcggttttaaccgcccaaccctgctATTGTGACATATatgtcaacacatagacatgacgtcacacttcgTTTCGCCCTGcctttatcaacattgcacagtgcactgtattttggtaACCTTACTACTTAGGAGACAGCAatattgggatgataatccacgtaaattgacaatcttaatccgaggtgtgacttgcgagatatTTGTAACACaattcatgtatattttttcgaatcgttacgctctctcagtcgcgtgctttaaactagttcatagtcaatatgaacggattgtgtcgcacGCTGAAATTGGTCGGTTCACAGAGGAAAATGCaatttgtaatataattatagcgagatattcttgctaaaatgtgattatccctctttagcgagagagtaaacattactataaacaggtgttttgcatctttattgaaaataatggcaagtCCTATGCAACGCTAAATAAGCTCGATACATGTACTCAACATGACGcaaattgtttttattaaattGACAATAGTCAAGAagttgcatatcaaagttgctgcataagagggaagcagtctgaaatccagtACACATCGttcgtgtttttgttttgattaatataatatttgcagaagtatcagacattttagcacttcttcttttcacgtgaaagaCAAAGAGgtgtactccacgggtgtttttctcagttgtacgggatatattcaCTCTCACTAGAAAGGGATAATCgcattttagcgagaatatctcgctttaggggaagtgttcccaacctgttcaaGGGCCAGGAACTATGAAGCGTTAGTTCAATTGAGTTGGAGTAACTCCTATGGTGGAATGATTATAAAGTATGAGACGGTCCCATCTATAAattgcaggggcggatccagagggatGGGAGTCGACTGAATATTTTGTtcagaaaaggtaaaaatagcgCATTTTGGGGATGgattaatctcggctgagattcggcttggctgaatatttcaACTGATGCCTTCACCTAATATCagacagggttcgaaattaactttttcaagcactggtctgtacggactagtcactgttgatgttcactagtccgcaaagcatttcactagtccgtccagtacatcatattaaatgatcttcattttattcaatagtatttaatgaaaccaaacacatcacagttgcaaacagtttaatttctgacacctacagaagaaaaagagaccaccatatttt
This genomic interval carries:
- the LOC125661371 gene encoding uncharacterized protein LOC125661371, producing the protein MAESSVSCSSQSTFVDRKSSDSSSENTVTPNHSSPSSTENYVPSRTCDWTRSLIDKLGLRYECKQPLEIVMKHMANLAHLFPDEVDALEEVANKLGCRLGCVGYFNCESLINIPVHGLCFLDQIDICLLQRNIPFEEIDMIQQVRNTSPI